In Scatophagus argus isolate fScaArg1 chromosome 7, fScaArg1.pri, whole genome shotgun sequence, a genomic segment contains:
- the ppfibp1b gene encoding liprin-beta-1b isoform X1: MMSDASDMLAAALEQMDGIIAGSKVLDYSNGLFDCQSPTSPFMGNLRALHLLEDLRSVLELMDTEERESLRCQIPDSTADSLVEWLHGHLSNGHISLSGGDHYQERLSRIESDKESLVLQVSVLTDQVEAQGEKIRDLDLCLDEHREKLNATEEMLQQELLCRTALETQKLELISEVSNLKLKLSNMEKDRLDFDRFRDSEDLILEINELRYRLTELENEKLQYEKKLKSTKSLMAKLSSLKIKMGQMQYEKQRKEHKLQAMKEELAILRRQLEGKDGEMRRLQDETGFKAMASSSADPTERVSHPDETLRKRLKEKHVEVQRMKKAVESLMAANEEKDRKIEELKQSLLRYKKVQDMVMSVQGKKEKTKENEHVESQGDRAVALLSVNSEPPESENQDVRDVEQQRRKSPDELEGVSGRSEEPSPTPSPSDPELVSECAPTDLESQDATKTGSQDQLDRSNNEKNTIEGTGKITEKPPISPSATMEDDSFGSRKARSSFGKGFFKIRGGKKTSSTPNLDRSRSASAPMLAETERQGTDHLDLAGLPQRSSNSDSTHTLPTTPESKKKSKGIKKLFGKLKRSQSTTFNLDDNLPEGEFKRGGVRATAGPRLGWSRDFQRVNNDVDAPFARWSKDQVCDWLQEQGLGLYVNMARVWISSGQTLLQASQLDLERELGIKHPLHRKKLQLALQALGSEEEDNKGKLDYNWVTRWLDDIGLPQYKTQFDEGRVDGRMLHYMTVDDLLSLKVGSVLHHLSIKRAIQVLRLNSYEPNCLRRRPSDENNISPAEISQWTNHRVMEWLRSVDLAEYAPNLRGSGVHGGLMVLEPRFNVETMALLLNIPPNKTLLRRHLATHFNLLIGSEAQQLKQECLENPDYTLLTATTKVKPRKLSFSSFGSLRKKKQEESEEYVCPMDVEMPKGRSFQKGFELQIYEDDLDRLEQMEDSEGTVRQIGAFSEGIQNLTSMLKDDEFFKEISNSPNPSVTDEDSNA, encoded by the exons ATGATGTCTGATGCCAGCGACATGTTGGCAGCTGCCCTGGAGCAGATGGACGGCATTATAGCAG GTTCCAAAGTTCTGGACTACTCCAATGGACTGTTTGATTGCCAGTCTCCCACCTCTCCGTTCATGGGCAACCTGAGGGCACTTCACCTTTTGGAAGACCTGAGGAGCGTCCTGGAATTGATGGACACAGAGGAAAGGGAGAGTCTACGCTGCCAGATCCCCGACTCCACAGCTGACAGTCTGGTTGAGTGGCTCCATGGGCACCTG TCCAATGGGCACATCTCTCTGAGTGGGGGTGACCACTACCAGGAAAGACTTTCCCGGATAGAGAGTGATAAGGAGTCTCTGGTTCTTCAG GTGTCTGTGCTGACAGACCAGGTGGAGGCTCAGGGGGAGAAGATCCGAGACCTTGACTTGTGTTTGGACGAGCACAGGGAGAAGCTGAACGCTACTGAGGAGATGCTGCAgcag GAGCTTCTCTGCAGAACTGCACTGGAGACCCAGAAGCTAGAACTGATCTCTGAAGTGTCCAACCTAAAGCTGAAACTGAGTAACATGGAGAAGGACAGACTTGATTTTGACAGATTTAGGGACAGTGAG GATTTGATTCTTGAGATTAATGAACTGCGGTACAGACTGACAGAGCTGGAGAACGAAAAACTACAATAcgaaaagaaactgaaatccACAAAG TCGCTAATGGCCAAGCTTTCTAGCCTGAAAATCAAAATGGGCCAGATGCAGTAtgagaaacagaggaaggagCACAAACTCCAGGCTATGAAG GAGGAGCTTGCCATACTGAGGAGGCAGCTGGAGGGCAAAGATGGGGAGATGAGGAGACTACAGGATGAGACAGGCTTCAAAGCCATGGCCTCGAGCAGTGCAGATCCCACAGAGAGAG TTTCTCATCCAGATGAAACTCTTAGAAAGAGGCTGAAAGAAAAAC ATGTGGAAGTGCAAAGAATGAAAAAGGCAGTTGAATCATTGATGGCAGCCAATGAAGAGAAG GATCGTAAGATTGAGGAACTGAAGCAGTCATTGCTGCGGTACAAGAAGGTTCAAGACATGGTGATGTCAGTGCAAGGGAAAAAAG agaaaaccaaagaaaacgAACATGTTGAGAGTCAAGGTGACAGAGCCGTCGCATTATTGTCAGTCAACTCTGAGCCCCCGGAGTCGGAAAATCAAGACGTGAGAGATGTTGAACAACAGAGAAGGAAGAGCCCCGATGAG TTGGAGGGTGTCAGTGGACGGAGTGAAGAGCCTTCACCCACACCCAGCCCTTCAGATCCAGAACTAGTGTCAGAGTGCGCACCAACAGATTTAGAAAG CCAAGATGCCACGAAGACTGGCAGTCAGGACCAGCTGGATAGGAGTAATAATGAAAAG aaTACAATTGAAGGGACTGGCAAGATCACTGAAAAGCCACCCATCAGTCCCTCTGCCACCATGGAGGACGACAGCTTTGGGTCGAGAAAGGCTCGTTCATCTTTTGGAAAGGGTTTCTTCAAGATCCGTGGGGGCAAGAAGACATCCAGTACGCCGAACCTTG ACCGCAGCCGGAGTGCAAGTGCGCCTATGCTAG CTGAAACGGAGCGACAGGGCACTGACCATTTGGATCTGGCTGGGCTACCACAGAGGTCGTCTAACAGCGACAGCACCCACACACTCCCTACAACCCCAGAGAGCAAGAAGAAATCCAAAGGAATAAAGAAACTCTTTGGGAA GCTGAAAAGGAGTCAGTCCACCACATTTAACCTGGATGACAACCTGCCAGAGGGTGAGTTCAAGAGGGGTGGAGTGCGAGCCACGGCGGGACCCAGACTGGGTTGGTCTCGTGACTTCCAGAGAGTCAACAA TGATGTTGATGCGCCCTTTGCACGGTGGTCAAAGGATCAGgtgtgtgattggctgcaggagCAGGGACTTGGTCTTTATGTAAACATGGCTCGCGTATGGATCTCCTCTGGTCAGACACTTTTACAGGCCTCACAGCTGGACCTGGAGAGG GAGTTGGGCATCAAACACCCGCTGCACAGAAAGAAGCTGCAGCTGGCTCTGCAGGCCCTCggctcagaggaggaggataatAAGGGAAAGTTGGACTACAACTGGGTGACAA GATGGCTGGATGACATTGGTCTGCCTCAGTATAAGACCCAGTTTGATGAGGGGAGGGTGGACGGTCGCATGCTGCACTACATGACAGTG GATGACCTGCTGTCTCTGAAAGTGGGGAGTGTCCTGCATCACCTCAGTATCAAGAGAGCCATTCAAGTGCTCCGACTGAACAGCTATGAGCCCAACTGCTTGCGTCGTAGGCCATCTGATGAG AACAATATTTCTCCTGCAGAGATTTCCCAGTGGACCAACCATCGTGTGATGGAGTGGCTGCGGTCTGTGGACCTTGCCGAATACGCTCCCAACCTGAGAGGCAGCGGTGTGCACGGAGGCCTGATG GTTCTGGAGCCACGGTTCAACGTGGAGACCATGGCTTTGCTGCTGAACATCCCCCCCAACAAGACGCTGCTGCGCCGCCACCTTGCTACGCATTTCAACCTGCTCATTGGCTCAGAGGCCCAGCAGCTCAAACAGGAGTGTCTCGAAAACCCAGACTACACTTTACTTACTGCCACCACTAAGGTCAAG CCAAGGAAACTGTCATTTAGTAGCTTTGGCAgtctgaggaagaagaagcaggaggagagtgaggagtACGTGTGTCCGATGGACGTGGAGATGCCAAAGGGACGAAGCTTTCAAAAAGGCTTCGAGCTCCAAATCTACGAAGACGACCTGGACAGGCTAGAACAG ATGGAGGACTCTGAGGGGACTGTGAGGCAGATCGGGGCTTTCTCTGAGGGGATTCAAAATCTGACG agcATGCTGAAAGATGATGAATTCTTCAAAGAGATTTCAAATTCACCAAACCCCAGTGTAACAGACGAGGACTCCAATGCATGA